From the genome of Haloarcula taiwanensis:
TCGCTGTCTTCGGGCTCGCCCTCGAGGAGTTCCTCAACGGACTCGCCGTCGGTGTCGGCCACGTAGTCCTCGACGTCGACATCCTCGTAGATCTCGAAGTCGTCGGGGAGCTCCGCGTCCGGCGGGATGATCTTGACTCGGACCCCGATGGTACCGAGCTTCATCACGGCGACGCCGACACCGCTGTCGACGATTTCCTCCGCGGGCTCGCCGTTGTGCTTGACGTAGCCGCGGTTGAACTTCTCCACGCGCGAGCGTGCACCCGTGACCTTGCCGGAGAGGACGATCTCTGCGCCGAGCGCGCCCGACTCCATGATACGATCAATGGTGGTGTGGCCCGCTTTGCGGAAGTACCAGCCACGCTCGAGTGCGTTGGCCAGTCGGTCCGCGACAATGCGGGCGTTGAGGTCCGGCTCGTCGACTTCCTGCACGTCGACTTGCGGGTCGTCGAGGTTGAACCGCTCCTCGAGTTCCGTCGTTATCTTCCGGATGTTCTTCCCGCCCTTGCCGATAACCATCCCTGGCTTCTCGGCTTTGAGCACGATCTGGGTCCCCATCGGCGTCTTGGCGACGTCCATGCCGCCGTAGCCGGCGCGACCGAGTTCCTCTGCGAAGAACTCGTCGATCTGGGTCCGCTGGAGTCCGTCCTCGATGAACTGTTGTTCGTCGGCCATTAGTCTTCGACCTCCGGCTCTTCGAGGATGAGTTCGACGTCGACCTGCGGGCTGTTCCACGCCGAGGCACGCCCCATCGCGCGGGGCTTGCGACCCTGCTGCTCGCCGACCTTGTGGGCGGCGACGTGCTTGATCGTCATGGCCTCACCGTCGAAGCCCTGGTGGTCGGCGTTGCCGACCGCGTTCTCGAGCAGGTCGAGGAAGGCCTTGCTGGCCTTCTCCGGATAGCGTCCGGCGTCCCAGCCGTCGACCTTGCTTTTGTGGCCGACGCCCGA
Proteins encoded in this window:
- a CDS encoding 30S ribosomal protein S3, which gives rise to MADEQQFIEDGLQRTQIDEFFAEELGRAGYGGMDVAKTPMGTQIVLKAEKPGMVIGKGGKNIRKITTELEERFNLDDPQVDVQEVDEPDLNARIVADRLANALERGWYFRKAGHTTIDRIMESGALGAEIVLSGKVTGARSRVEKFNRGYVKHNGEPAEEIVDSGVGVAVMKLGTIGVRVKIIPPDAELPDDFEIYEDVDVEDYVADTDGESVEELLEGEPEDSETAEELDEDVAAGATDDAESDEEFVDEEIVEEDVEVPTDDDVEDVDVDELEEAVDEELDEDVEAEAEELMDEMDEEGEDE
- a CDS encoding 50S ribosomal protein L22 → MGISYSVEADPDTTAKAMLRERQMSFKHSKAIAREIKGKTAGEAVDYLDAVIEGDQPVPFKQHNSGVGHKSKVDGWDAGRYPEKASKAFLDLLENAVGNADHQGFDGEAMTIKHVAAHKVGEQQGRKPRAMGRASAWNSPQVDVELILEEPEVED